Proteins encoded within one genomic window of Camelina sativa cultivar DH55 chromosome 19, Cs, whole genome shotgun sequence:
- the LOC104766851 gene encoding probable RNA-dependent RNA polymerase 3, which yields MKKKSSDFDGDMYFGNSKYDVFFPQKGPRSLGDEIAGGDFDGDMYFISRNPQLLEHFKPSKPLVNSSKPSKIYSGRNPSELSQEELEEELFKLFLNARFCKRDVIGMAADSWLGIMDPLLTLGDESAKKKYERKKKILKLIDIYYDALDAPKKGAKVDLPPDLEIDIFPHYMDREHNRDFKSTSILGLIFDTVVSHNAEEPSPSGTDLLVIISNHSTQELIISNMY from the exons atgaaaaaaaaaagcagtgaCTTTGATGGCGATATGTATTTTGGAAATTCCAAGTATGATGTGTTCTTCCCTCAGAAAGGTCCAAGATCCTTGGGCGACGAGATTGCAGGTGGTGACTTTGATGGTGATATGTATTTTATATCCAGAAATCCCCAG CTACTTGAACACTTCAAGCCAAGTAAACCGTTGGTGAATTCTTCTAAACCGAGTAAAATCTACTCTGGTAGAAATCCAAGTGAGCTATCACAAGAAGAGTTGGAAGAAGAGCTTTTCAAATTGTTCTTAAATGCACGATTTTGTAAGAG AGACGTTATAGGGATGGCTGCAGATAGCTGGCTAGGAATAATGGACCCTTTACTCACCTTAGGAGATGAGAGTgctaagaaaaaatatgaaaggaagaagaaaattcttAAGTTGATTGATATATACTATGATGCTCTTGATGCACCAAAAAAGGGGGCTAAGGTTGATCTACCACCCGACCTAGAGATCGACATTTTTCCACATTACATGGACCGTGAACATAATAGAGATTTCAAGTCCACTTCTATTCTTGGATTAATCTTTGACACTGTAGTATCCCATAATGCAGAGGAACCCTCACCATCTGGTACGGATCTTCTAGTTATTATCAGTAATCATAGTACACAAGAACTCATCATCTCGAATATGTATTAA
- the LOC104766852 gene encoding probable RNA-dependent RNA polymerase 5, with product MITLRSSANHASSRSRIDLSGRIETALVNIYRKHNLTPINDETRQRLSSIPENMAFALVCDVFNLQFGMICNLDSCIVSTVNQAVGVTGSPRLSSASGGSPAQSRIPSGSHVRRVLQEEMSVDSDAPSANSLQREDIRGSLQIPQLVALGELEFKKAFLLLSYIPGQRLGEVKTAGGKVLSADEIRQWKDLPMVAYEAAVWDSLGRFYCPQTDRSVLQWDTGKTHYYQCHVAPDGSYTFKGPLLENTGTHLHKVLGDENVLTVKFTDVQKKSSTYSGDRYFTYKGIAKNGIMVGLRRYQFFVFKDGGKEDKSKDVSTKRAKCYFIRTDSTASIDMEKPYIFSGKSIYEARMHFMHVHKLPSLANYMARFSLILSKTKKLEVDLTGVNFEIIKDIPCHDQDGKDVLDKNNKPCIHSDGTGYISEDLARMCPVNIFKGKCLRSENIKEACGQEPPLLIQFRMFYNGYAVKGTFLVNKKIPSRTFQVRPSMIKVLPDPLPSFSTFNALEVVTTSNPPKRIKLSRNLVALLSYGGIPNEFFLDILLNTLEESKTIFYNKRAALNAALNYGEMDDRNAAQMILVGIPLDEPHLKNHLSILLKTEKNDLKAGRLPVTESYYLMGTVDPTGELKEDEVCVILECGQISGEVLVYRNPGLHFGDIHVLKATYVKALEEYVGNSKYAVFFPQKGPRSLGDEIAGGDFDGDMYFISRNPELLEHFKPSEPWVSLTPPSKSNSGREPSQFSPEELEEELFEIFLKAGFHASNVIGIAADSWLAIMDRFLILGDERADEKAEMKQKMLELIDIYYDALDAPKKGATVYLPGDLRPDIFPHYMEREKKFKSTSILGLIYDFVTTEQPSPSSEINKLQCFEDEPVSEFHMEKCRRWYGAYKAEMAHAMQTDTTHADSVIESYKEEFYGAARFEDSKKSLEELYPQALALYNIVYDYAIHNGVSKCSFVWKVAGPVLCRFYLKKKMQEKSLVCSPSVLKELWG from the exons atgataacTTTACGCAGCAGTGCCAATCATGCTTCTTCGAGGTCAAGGATCGATCTTTCGGGTCGGATTGAAACGGCGTTGGTGAATATTTACAGAAAACACAATCTTACTCCGATCAATGATGAGACGAGGCAGAGACTCTCTTCGATTCCAGAGAATATGGCTTTTGCGTTGGTCTGCGACGTTTTTAATTTGCAGTTTGGTATGATATGCAACCTCGACAGCTGCATCGTTTCTACGGTCAACCAGGCCGTTGGTGTCACTGGCTCTCCTCGGCTGAGCTCCGCCTCTGGTGGGTCTCCGGCACAGTCTCGCATCCCCTCTGGAAGTCACGTGCGCAGGGTTCTTCAAG AAGAGATGTCTGTTGATTCTGATGCTCCTTCTGCCAATTCTTTGCAAAGAGAAGACATCAGAGGATCTCTGCAGATTCCTCAGCTGGTAGCTTTGGGCGAACTCGAATTCAAGAAGGCGTTTCTGTTGCTTAGCTATATCCCAGG GCAACGTTTGGGTGAGGTTAAAACTGCTGGTGGTAAGGTTTTAAGTGCTGATGAAATCAGACAATGGAAGGATTTGCCCATGGTTGCATATGAAGCAGCGGTTTGGGACAGCTTGGGCCGGTTTTATTGTCCTCAAACTGACCGAAGTGTG TTACAATGGGATACCGGGAAGACCCATTACTATCAATGTCATGTAGCTCCCGATGGTAGCTACACATTTAAG GGCCCTTTACTGGAAAACACTGGAACACACCTGCACAAGGTCTTGGGTGATGAAAATGTTCTAACGGTCAAATTTACAgatgtccagaaaaaatcgtCAACCTATTCTGGTGACCGTTACTTCACATACAAAGGGATTGCCAAGAATGGTATCATGGTTGGTTTACGTCGTTATCAATTTTTTG TTTTCAAAGATGGAGGGAAGGAAGACAAAAGCAAAGATGTTTCTACAAAGAGAGCGAAATGCTACTTTATACGCACAGACTCTACAGCTTCAATTGATATGGAAAAACCCTATATCTTTTCTGGGAAGTCAATCTATGAAGCTCGTATGCATTTTATGCATGTGCATAAATTGCCATCTTTGGCCAACTATATGGCAAG gttttctttgattctttcgAAGACTAAGAAGCTTGAAGTTGATTTGACAGGAGTTAACTTCGAAATAATCAAGGATATACCCTGCCAT GATCAAGATGGTAAAGATGTTCTTGACAAGAATAACAAACCTTGTATACATTCAGATGGAACTGGCTACATCTCTGAGGACCTTGCCCGGATGTGTCcagtaaatatatttaaagggAAATGTCTCAGAAGTGAAAATATTAAG GAAGCATGTGGCCAAGAACCG CCTCTGCTGATCCAGTTTCGGATGTTTTATAATGGCTATGCTGTTAAGGGAACTTTCCTTGTAAACAAGAAA ATTCCTTCTCGGACTTTCCAGGTTCGACCTTCTATGATCAAGGTGTTGCCAGATCCCTTGCCGAGTTTTAGCACCTTTAACGCCCTGGAGGTAGTAACGACAAG TAATCCACCAAAAAGAATAAAGCTATCAAGAAATTTGGTTGCGCTGCTTAGCTATGGAGGAATCCCTAATGAATTCTTTTTGGATATATTGCTCAACACGCTGGAAGAGTCGAAAACCATATTCTACAACAAACGTGCCGCACTTAATG CTGCCCTTAATTATGGCGAAATGGACGACCGAAATGCTGCACAAATGATATTGGTTGGTATTCCCCTTGATGAACCGCACTTGAAGAATCATCTGTCTATTCTCTTAAAGACAGAGAAAAATGATCTCAAAGCAGGCAGGCTTCCTGTGACTGAATCTTACTATCTCATGGGCACAGTGGATCCTACCGGAGAGCTAAAGGAAGATGAAGTCTGTGTCATCCT GGAGTGTGGGCAAATTTCGGGAGAAGTATTAGTTTATAGAAATCCTGGATTACATTTTGGAGACATACATGTACTTAAGGCTACATATGTTAAGGCCTTGGAAGAGTATGTTGGAAATTCCAAGTATGCTGTGTTCTTCCCTCAAAAGGGTCCAAGATCCTTGGGCGACGAGATTGCAGGTGGTGACTTTGATGGTGATATGTATTTCATATCAAGAAACCCTGAG CTACTTGAACACTTCAAGCCAAGTGAACCGTGGGTGAGTTTGACTCCTCCCAGTAAAAGTAACTCTGGTAGAGAGCCAAGCCAGTTTTCACCAGAAGAGTTAGAAGAAGAGCTTTTCGAAATCTTCCTGAAGGCAGGATTTCATGCCAG CAATGTTATAGGAATAGCTGCAGATAGCTGGTTAGCAATAATGGACCGCTTCCTCATACTAGGAGATGAGAGAGCTGATGAAAAAGCTGAAATGAAGCAGAAGATGCTAGAGCTAATTGATATATACTATGATGCTCTTGATGCACCGAAGAAAGGGGCTACGGTCTATCTCCCAGGTGACCTGAGGCCCGACATTTTTCCACATTACATGGAGCGGGAGAAAAAATTCAAGTCTACTTCTATTCTTGGATTGATCTATGACTTTGTGACAACAGAGCAACCCTCACCATCATCTG AGATCAATAAACTCCAGTGTTTTGAAGATGAGCCTGTCTCTGAGTTTCATATGGAGAAATGTAGACGGTGGTATGGTGCTTACAAAGCTGAGATGGCCCACGCAATGCAAACGGATACCACTCATGCAGATTCAGTTATTGAGAGCTACAAGGAG GAGTTCTACGGCGCTGCAAGGTTTGAAGACAGCAAGAAAAGCCTGGAAGAACTCTATCCGCAAGCCCTGGCACTCTATAACATAGTATACGATTATGCCATTCATAATGGTGTCTCGAAATGCAGTTTTGTCTGGAAGGTAGCAGGACCTGTCCTGTGCAGATTCTATCTAAAGAAGAAAATGCAGGAGAAATCTTTAGTGTGTTCACCATCTGTGCTTAAAGAGCTTTGGGGTTGA
- the LOC104766848 gene encoding golgin candidate 1 — translation MASWLKAAEDLFEVVDRRAKSVVEDFSEEQSELQLPASGRKGLQGKRTNSKKKARQKLVKEESSSKRDFFGDQSGPVVSQSEVPPSKSSVSTEEASSSGPVLQKTEIEPIDVDVQRVQSLPQSAADTKSDNAAVVASESVVDGDGAESKHADGDIPNDFLVQPSPSLPDKEIEVAVSENLVDAPKKGAQRELDDSSKTDLEKLESVVHVSPIGEGNVAQSAGDEAKAGTSINLEKEQEQKVPETSTVLEREKDLRADKTIMKIQDQLEEAQGLLKATVSTGQSKEARLARVCAGLSSRLQEIKAENAQLEELLNAEQELTKSYEASIRQLQKDTSAAKSEVTKVESNMVEALAAKNSEIEALVSAMDALKNKSALNEGKLSSLQADMESIMRNRELAETRMMQALREELATTERRAEEEHSAHNATKMAAMERERDLEHRAVDASTALVRIQRIADERTAKVADLEQKGALLEAECTSLNQELQDMEVRARRGQKKAPDEANQVIQIQAWQDEVDRARQGQRDAEEKLSSMEAEMQKLRVEMAAMKRDAEHYSRQEHTELEKRYRELTDLLYYKQTQLETMASEKAAAEFQLDKEVKRLHEAQVEVEKSRVSRRPSATWEEDSEIKTLEPLPLYHRHMATASTQFQNAVKLLDSGAVRATRFLWRYPIARIFLLFYLVFVHLFLMYLIHRLQEQAEAQEVAEMTNNVFRP, via the exons GCTCGACAGAAACTTGTAAAAGAAGAATCTTCTagcaaaagagatttttttgGTGATCAATCCGGCCCAGTGGTATCACAGTCAGAGGTTCCTCCATCTAAAAGTTCTGTTTCCACTGAAGAGGCCTCTTCATCAGGGCCTGTTTTGCAGAAAACAGAGATTGAACCGATTGATGTAGATGTTCAGAGGGTTCAATCACTTCCACAGTCAGCGGCAGATACAAAAAGTGACAATGCCGCTGTGGTAGCTTCAGAATCTGTTGTGGACGGTGATGGAGCTGAGTCAAAGCATGCTGATGGAGATATTCCAAATGATTTTTTGGTGCAACCATCACCATCTTTACCTGACAAAGAAATTGAGGTCGCTGTCAGTGAGAACCTGGTTGATGCTCCCAAAAAAGGCGCTCAAAGAGAATTAGATGATTCTTCAAAAACTGACCTGGAGAAATTGGAATCTGTAGTGCATGTATCTCCGATTGGTGAAGGGAATGTTGCTCAGAGCGCGGGTGATGAGGCGAAAGCTGGCACTTCAATCAATCTGGAGAAAGAACAGGAACAGAAAGTTCCTGAAACCTCAACCGTTctggagagagagaaggatctTAGAGCTGATAAGACGATTATGAAGATTCAAGATCAACTTGAAGAG GCCCAGGGGTTGCTAAAAGCTACAGTTTCCACTGGGCAGTCAAAAGAAGCCAGGTTAGCAAGG GTTTGTGCTGGACTTTCATCCCGTCTTCAAGAAATTAAGGCGGAAAATGCACAATTGGAAGAGCTTCTCAATGCAGAg CAAGAGCTTACCAAGTCCTATGAAGCTAGCATTAGACAGTTGCAAAAAGATACGTCAGCTGCTAAAAGTGAAGTGACGAAAGTAGAGTCAAACATGGTTGAGGCACTAGCAGCTAAGAACTCAGAGATAGAAGCACTTGTCAGCGCAATGGATGCCCTGAAAAATAAGTCTGCTCTGAACGAAGGAAAATTGTCGTCTCTCCAG GCAGACATGGAGTCTATTATGAGAAACAGAGAATTGGCTGAGACTAGGATGATGCAg GCATTGCGGGAGGAGCTTGCCACTACTGAAAGGAGAGCCGAAGAGGAGCATTCTGCACATAATGCCACAAAGATG GCTGCCATGGAAAGGGAAAGGGACCTAGAGCACAGAGCTGTGGATGCTTCCACAGCACTTGTTAGAATTCAG AGAATTGCTGATGAAAGGACAGCAAAAGTGGCAGATCTGGAACAGAAGGGGGCATTACTTGAG GCTGAATGTACATCTCTAAATCAAGAGCTGCAAGATATGGAAGTTCGTGCTCGCAGAGGACAAAAGAAAGCCCCAGATGAAGCAAACCAAGTGATCCAG ATTCAAGCATGGCAGGACGAAGTGGACCGTGCTCGGCAAGGTCAAAGAGATGCTGAGGAGAAACTTTCTTCAATGGAG GCTGAAATGCAAAAGTTGAGAGTTGAAATGGCAGCCATGAAGAGGGATGCAGAACATTACTCACGTCAG GAGCATACGGAGCTGGAGAAACGCTACCGTGAACTAACAGATTTACTG TACTACAAGCAAACGCAACTGGAGACTATGGCGAGTGAGAAGGCTGCAGCAGAGTTTCAGTTAGATAAAGAGGTGAAACGTCTACACGAAGCACAG GTAGAGGTAGAAAAAAGCAGGGTTTCACGGCGCCCATCAGCAACTTGGGAAGAAGATTCTGAGATAAAGACACTCGA GCCTCTTCCGTTGTATCATCGACACATGGCTACAGCAAGCACACAG TTCCAAAATGCAGTGAAACTGTTAGACTCAGGAGCTGTAAGAGCCACAAGGTTCCTTTGGCGGTACCCGATTGCGCGGATTTTCCTACTCTTTTACCTT GTCTTTGTTCATCTCTTCTTGATGTATCTAATACACCGGCTCCAG GAACAAGCTGAGGCCCAGGAAGTTGCGGAAATGACCAACAACGTATTCAGACCATAA
- the LOC104766847 gene encoding probable N-acetyl-gamma-glutamyl-phosphate reductase, chloroplastic — translation MSTASAFSSICFERGCWFQGGRKIRVADKRVNKLTLGSHVASLSSKSFRVSANSSAKPEKDIRIGLLGASGYTGAEIVRLLANHTHFQVTLMTADRKAGQSMESVFPHLRAQKLPRLISVKDADFSTVDAVFCCLPHGTTQEIIKELPSALKIVDLSADFRLRNISEYEEWYGQPHQAVELQKEVVYGLTEILREDIKKARLVANPGCYPTSIQLPLVSLMKANLIKHENIIIDAKSGVSGAGRGAKEANLYSEIAEGISSYGVTRHRHVPEIEQGLSDVAQSKVTVSFTPHLMPMIRGMQSTIYVEMAPGVTTEDLHQQLKTSYEDEEFVKVLDKGVVPRTHNVRGSNYCHMNVYPDRIPGRAIIISVIDNLVKGASGQALQNLNIMLGYPETTGLLQQPLFP, via the exons ATGAGTACTGCGTCGGCTTTTAGTTCAATTTGCTTCGAACGAGGATGTTGGTTCCAG GGGGGAAGGAAGATTCGTGTAGCGGATAAGCGAGTCAATAAGCTTACTTTGGGATCCCATGTGGCTTCTTTATCTTCAAAGAGCTTCAGAGTTTCAGCCAATAGCTCTGCTAAACCAGAAAAGGATATTCGGATTGGTCTTCTTGGTGCTAGTGGCTACACTGGTGCTGAG ATCGTCAGGCTTCTTGCAAATCATACGCATTTCCAGGTCACTCTGATGACTGCTGATAGAAAAGCTGGCCAGTCAATGGAAAGCGTTTTCCCGCACCTGAGAGCTCAA AAACTACCTAGATTGATCTCGGTGAAGGATGCAGATTTTTCTACTGTGGACGCTGTATTCTGCTGTTTGCCTCATGGAACAACACAG GAAATCATCAAGGAACTGCCCAGCGCGTTAAAAATTGTTGACCTTTCAGCG GACTTCCGGCTGCGTAATATTTCAGAATACGAAGAATGGTATGGTCAACCACACCAGGCAGTAGAGTTACAG AAAGAAGTTGTGTATGGTCTAACAGAGATTCTAAGGGAGGACATAAAAAAGGCACGCCTTGTAGCTAACCCAGGCTGTTACCCGACTTCGATTCaacttcctcttgtttctttaATGAAG GCAAATCTCATCAAACATGAAAACATTATTATCGACGCAAAATCTGGTGTTAGTGGAGCAG GACGTGGTGCGAAGGAGGCAAATCTTTACTCTGAGATAGCTGAAGGCATTTCTTCTTATGGTGTCACACGACATCGCCATG ttcCTGAAATTGAACAGGGATTATCTGATGTTGCACAATCAAAAGTAACAGTCAGTTTTACGCCGCATCTCATGCCAATG ATCCGCGGAATGCAATCAACTATATATGTGGAAATGGCACCTGGGGTTACAACTGAAGACTTACACCAGCAATTGAAGACGTCTTATGAG GATGAAGAATTTGTCAAAGTGTTGGATAAAGGAGTAGTTCCTCGGACACACAACGTTAGAGGATCCAACTATTGTCATATGAATGTCTATCCTGATCGAATCCCTGGAAGAGCTATCATAATCTCAGTG ATTGATAATCTGGTGAAAGGAGCTTCGGGACAAGCGTTGCAGAATCTTAACATAATGTTGGGATATCCCGAAACAACGGGACTCCTACAACAGCCACTTTTCCCTTGA